CGGATCCGACCGTTCTCGCCCAGCGGACGGGAATGGACGATGGCCGTGTCGGTGGCGGCCGTACGTACGTCCAGCTCGAGCCGGCCCGACGCCAGCCGCGGCTCCGAGCGGACCGGGACCTCCGCGCCGACGGTGGACGGTGCGTCGAGCGTCAGCGCCACCTGGCCGCCGGCCACGACGAACGCGCCTCCCGAGGCGCCCCACGACCAGCCCAGGTCCTCCACCATCCACGAGCCCGGCACGCTCGTCGAATCCCACGCGGCCACGTCGATCACGAGCGGTCCATCGAAGCGGCGCGCGCCGACGGCCAGCAGCGAGTCGGCGAGGCGATCGAACGGCGTGCGCCACGACGGGTGGAAGGCGTCGGAGAAGCTGGGATCGCCCGAGCCCACCACCACCAGCGCGCCGCGCACCGTGCCCCCGCTCAGCGGCCCGGTGGCGAACGCGGGTGTGCGGAAGCGGTGCTCCGGCCCCAGTGCGCTCAGCGCGGCCGCGCCGGCCAGCACCTTCATGTTGGAGGCCGGCGCGAACTTGTGGTGCGCGTTCAGGGACAGGAGCAGGTGGCCGTCGTGCAGATCCTTGGCGACGATGCCCCAGTGCATCTGGTCGAACGGAGGACGATCGATGATCGCGGCCACCCGCTCGATCACCGCGGGGTCGCCCGAAGCGGCCGGCCGCGTCAGCGCGCTGCCTTCGGGCCGCTCCACCTCCAGCGGGACGAAGACCCCTTGCTCACGGTCGGCAGGCGCGGCCTCGCGCACCACGTAGACGGTGTCGCGTACCGTGTCCGGAGCCGGAAGCGCCGTCGCCACGGCCGCGCTGCCGTTCCCGCTGGCGGGGCGCGCGCGCTCGGGAGGCGGCGACCCGGGGGGCGCGGCGACGCCGGAGCAGCCCATCAGGACCAGGGCTGCCAGCGCGAAGAGCGGACCGGTGCGGCGTGGACGCATGCGGGCGTG
This genomic stretch from Gemmatimonadota bacterium harbors:
- the dacB gene encoding D-alanyl-D-alanine carboxypeptidase/D-alanyl-D-alanine-endopeptidase; this encodes MRPRRTGPLFALAALVLMGCSGVAAPPGSPPPERARPASGNGSAAVATALPAPDTVRDTVYVVREAAPADREQGVFVPLEVERPEGSALTRPAASGDPAVIERVAAIIDRPPFDQMHWGIVAKDLHDGHLLLSLNAHHKFAPASNMKVLAGAAALSALGPEHRFRTPAFATGPLSGGTVRGALVVVGSGDPSFSDAFHPSWRTPFDRLADSLLAVGARRFDGPLVIDVAAWDSTSVPGSWMVEDLGWSWGASGGAFVVAGGQVALTLDAPSTVGAEVPVRSEPRLASGRLELDVRTAATDTAIVHSRPLGENGRIRLSGRVPPRWRRTLRIAQGDPVRVAGELLYQVLTERGIRFDGGLAFAWEREAELPGGCAAGRIASCPAAHRLATLTSPPLMELLDAALGPSDNWIMDQLTRALAQSSTGTGGWEQAGDAVAEELGRAYNVLAYDVDVVDGSGLSAYNLATPRALVDVLTQIRIRPEGERFRRALAEPGEAGTTLSGRLGSLGGRVFAKTGSLTHTNSLSGYLVRDNGRELVFSILTNASGLDGRAVRDVIDALVVELARW